One genomic region from Kamptonema formosum PCC 6407 encodes:
- a CDS encoding Fur family transcriptional regulator, translating to MKPIRSLEDALNRCQTMGMRLSRQRRFILELLWQAREHLSAREIYDRLNQQGKAIGHTSVYQNLEALSREGIIECIERSEGRLYGNVSDSHSHVNCLDTEQILDVHVELPKELIEQIEQQTGVRIADYRIDFFGYRFPDAAIAESENDTPKAS from the coding sequence GTGAAACCAATTCGTTCTTTAGAAGATGCTTTGAACCGCTGTCAGACAATGGGTATGCGTCTGAGCCGCCAGCGCCGCTTTATACTTGAACTGCTCTGGCAAGCAAGGGAACACCTCTCAGCTCGTGAAATTTACGATCGCTTGAATCAGCAAGGTAAGGCGATCGGTCATACTTCTGTATATCAAAATTTAGAAGCGCTCTCAAGAGAGGGAATTATTGAGTGCATTGAGCGTTCGGAGGGGCGGTTGTACGGTAATGTCAGTGACTCCCATTCTCATGTCAACTGCCTTGATACCGAACAAATCCTAGACGTTCACGTAGAATTGCCTAAAGAGTTAATTGAGCAAATCGAACAGCAAACGGGCGTTAGGATTGCCGACTATCGGATCGACTTTTTCGGCTACCGTTTCCCTGATGCCGCGATCGCAGAGTCTGAAAATGATACGCCAAAAGCTTCTTAA